Proteins found in one Bremerella volcania genomic segment:
- a CDS encoding RAD55 family ATPase, whose product MPAARQTTGIPKLDEHLGGGLIPGTLTLVIGATGIGKTQMGIHFAHAGQDADNHKGIFFDMSTRGDSQSHVEYAERMFGWTPIEADSHKQPDLENFFESDLPHGEMLHVFDYQGKRVSRREMDWDELGHWQKQINEKLATTIGYLYGNFTRGCRRVVIDGLEPVDVPAESIQIELFEYVYHQVLRKDPMWVARDLFRQAFRKNSEAAEQHNYDSHSIGCMMLQTSKEAMLEHLISRNLDEGDLISGANTVIYMGKLLDGTKIRRAMYISKHRGSAATEEIIPYHIDDAGIQIDG is encoded by the coding sequence ATGCCTGCAGCACGACAAACGACGGGGATCCCCAAACTGGATGAACACTTGGGGGGCGGCCTGATTCCTGGGACGCTGACGCTAGTGATCGGAGCGACAGGCATTGGCAAAACCCAAATGGGAATACACTTCGCCCACGCCGGACAAGATGCCGACAACCACAAAGGGATCTTCTTCGACATGAGCACGCGGGGAGATTCGCAAAGCCATGTTGAGTATGCCGAGCGGATGTTCGGCTGGACGCCGATCGAAGCCGATTCGCACAAGCAGCCTGACCTCGAAAACTTCTTCGAGTCGGATCTGCCCCATGGCGAGATGCTGCATGTGTTCGATTACCAGGGGAAGCGGGTTTCACGCCGCGAAATGGACTGGGACGAACTGGGCCATTGGCAGAAGCAGATCAACGAGAAGTTGGCGACCACCATCGGCTACTTGTACGGAAACTTCACCCGGGGATGCCGCCGCGTGGTGATCGATGGTCTGGAGCCGGTCGACGTTCCGGCCGAGTCGATTCAGATCGAACTGTTCGAGTACGTTTATCATCAGGTACTGCGAAAAGATCCGATGTGGGTCGCGCGGGATCTCTTTCGCCAGGCCTTTCGCAAGAACAGCGAAGCGGCCGAGCAGCACAACTACGACAGCCATTCGATCGGCTGCATGATGCTGCAGACGTCCAAGGAAGCGATGCTCGAGCATCTAATTTCCCGCAATCTGGACGAAGGGGATTTAATCAGCGGGGCGAACACCGTCATTTACATGGGGAAGCTGCTCGACGGCACCAAGATCCGCCGCGCCATGTACATCAGCAAACACCGAGGCAGCGCCGCCACCGAGGAGATCATCCCGTACCATATTGACGACGCAGGGATTCAGATTGACGGGTAG
- a CDS encoding tetratricopeptide repeat protein — protein MSETSALYSEGEKLRDEGKYAEAAEKFKAVLAEKPDHVLSHMALAVTYGNLNNFDDACYHAEMACQLEPNEPFNFTALSVTYQKAFEATRDHKYIEKAEQAKHHSDVSRGGM, from the coding sequence ATGTCCGAAACGTCTGCCCTGTATAGCGAAGGTGAAAAGCTTCGAGACGAAGGGAAATATGCCGAGGCCGCCGAAAAGTTCAAAGCGGTTCTGGCGGAAAAGCCTGACCATGTCTTGTCGCACATGGCCCTGGCGGTGACCTACGGGAATCTGAACAACTTCGACGATGCCTGCTACCACGCCGAAATGGCTTGCCAGTTGGAGCCGAACGAACCGTTCAACTTCACGGCCCTGAGCGTGACCTATCAAAAGGCCTTCGAAGCAACCCGGGACCATAAGTACATCGAGAAGGCCGAACAGGCCAAGCACCACTCCGATGTCTCTCGGGGTGGGATGTAG
- a CDS encoding alpha/beta hydrolase — translation MFVTKTVDIFQVFDFNVVTGYAIGQRGNVNYRSPVMKLFPLFFMLIIAANAAGQEPELVRPNGSKIQLNVDDKRAFPEPPPQFDQDDEDIPHGKSEMIEYDSASVGTRRKMLVYTPPGYSTETKYPVLYLLHGIGGDETEWQRFAKPGQLLDKLVAEDKAVPMIIVMPNGRAQKNDRAEGNVFAAAPAFAKFEDDLLEDVIPFIEKNYSTRTDREGRAIAGLSMGGGQSLNFGLSHLDKFAWIGGFSSAPNTKKPKELLPDPGAVDEFKLLWLSCGTKDGLFRISQDFHVYLKEQEVPHIWHVTEGGHDPPEWKQAVYYFLQNVFQPTK, via the coding sequence ATGTTTGTCACAAAGACCGTTGATATTTTCCAGGTTTTCGATTTCAACGTCGTCACCGGCTATGCTATTGGCCAGCGCGGAAACGTCAACTATCGGAGCCCCGTCATGAAATTGTTCCCACTTTTCTTCATGTTAATCATTGCTGCGAACGCTGCCGGTCAGGAACCCGAACTCGTTCGGCCGAATGGTTCTAAGATCCAATTGAATGTCGACGACAAACGAGCGTTCCCCGAGCCTCCCCCTCAATTCGATCAAGACGACGAAGATATCCCTCATGGCAAGAGTGAGATGATCGAGTACGATTCGGCCAGTGTCGGTACGCGACGAAAGATGCTGGTTTACACGCCCCCGGGGTACTCCACGGAGACAAAATATCCGGTCCTCTATTTGCTGCATGGAATTGGTGGCGATGAAACGGAATGGCAGCGATTCGCCAAGCCAGGTCAGTTGCTCGATAAGTTGGTCGCCGAGGACAAAGCCGTGCCCATGATCATCGTGATGCCTAACGGCCGAGCTCAGAAGAATGATCGCGCGGAAGGAAATGTTTTTGCCGCGGCTCCGGCATTCGCTAAGTTCGAGGACGACCTATTGGAAGATGTTATTCCCTTTATTGAGAAAAACTACAGCACTCGAACCGATCGCGAAGGACGAGCAATTGCTGGGCTTTCGATGGGGGGCGGCCAGTCGCTGAACTTTGGACTAAGTCATCTCGACAAGTTTGCCTGGATCGGCGGGTTTTCGTCGGCTCCTAATACGAAGAAGCCTAAAGAGTTGTTGCCGGATCCAGGTGCCGTGGACGAGTTCAAATTGCTTTGGCTCTCGTGTGGTACCAAGGACGGGCTGTTTCGGATCAGCCAGGACTTTCATGTTTATCTCAAAGAGCAGGAAGTCCCCCACATTTGGCACGTGACTGAAGGAGGGCACGATCCGCCCGAATGGAAGCAAGCCGTGTATTACTTCTTGCAGAACGTATTTCAGCCAACGAAGTAG
- the lpxA gene encoding acyl-ACP--UDP-N-acetylglucosamine O-acyltransferase produces MTQIHPSAIVHASAEIGENVAIGPFCVIEENTKVGDGCQLNSFVSIKQGTRLGANNKVHEHAVIGGPPQHLRAGADLGDVIIGTGNVIREFTTIHRGLAPGKNTVIGDNNLLMVQAHVGHDTIIGNNTIITNNVMLGGHVVIEDRAYVSGAVAVHQFCRVGRNAMVGGQAHVVQDVAPYVTVDGCSSLVVGLNIIGLKRSGFTPEQLAELKRAYRIIFRSNLTNREALERVRREFPMSPAVHFADFLAESERGFIQARSRGRGVDVSRPQLRVLSNEKETTSDTSRRAG; encoded by the coding sequence GTGACTCAGATCCACCCTTCCGCAATCGTTCATGCCTCGGCGGAAATTGGCGAAAACGTCGCGATTGGCCCGTTCTGCGTCATCGAAGAGAACACGAAGGTGGGAGATGGATGTCAGCTAAATTCCTTTGTCTCCATCAAACAAGGCACCCGGCTTGGTGCCAACAATAAGGTCCACGAGCATGCCGTCATCGGCGGTCCTCCCCAGCACCTGCGTGCCGGAGCCGATCTCGGGGACGTCATCATCGGTACGGGCAACGTCATCCGAGAGTTCACCACCATCCACCGCGGCTTGGCCCCTGGCAAGAACACGGTCATCGGCGATAACAACTTGCTGATGGTCCAAGCCCATGTCGGCCACGACACGATCATCGGAAACAACACCATTATCACCAACAATGTAATGCTGGGCGGGCACGTCGTCATCGAAGACCGCGCTTACGTCAGTGGTGCCGTGGCCGTGCATCAGTTCTGCCGCGTTGGCCGCAACGCCATGGTGGGTGGTCAGGCACACGTCGTGCAAGATGTCGCTCCCTACGTCACCGTCGACGGCTGCAGCAGCCTGGTGGTGGGACTGAACATCATTGGCCTTAAGCGAAGCGGCTTCACGCCAGAGCAACTCGCCGAATTGAAGCGGGCCTATCGCATCATCTTCCGATCGAACCTGACCAATCGCGAAGCCCTGGAACGCGTTCGACGCGAGTTCCCGATGAGCCCTGCCGTTCACTTTGCCGACTTCCTGGCCGAAAGCGAACGCGGCTTCATCCAGGCCCGCAGCCGAGGCCGCGGCGTCGACGTCAGCCGTCCGCAGCTTCGCGTTCTGTCGAACGAAAAAGAGACCACCAGCGACACGAGCCGCCGTGCCGGTTAA
- a CDS encoding carboxypeptidase-like regulatory domain-containing protein produces the protein MRMQYVSVAVLLFAVSSLGLLGCSGNGGATEVVTGTVTFTDGSPVSGGTIIFADTQKNSSSVGYIQEDGTYTLGTFGESDGAPQGNYKVTVIGSSDYGKSSPISSKFANQDQTPLTAKVVDGENVLDFEVEKGR, from the coding sequence ATGCGCATGCAATACGTTTCCGTAGCCGTGTTACTTTTCGCGGTTTCGTCGCTTGGCCTTCTCGGCTGCAGCGGCAATGGTGGTGCCACCGAGGTGGTTACCGGTACGGTCACCTTCACCGATGGATCGCCTGTCTCGGGCGGCACGATCATCTTTGCTGATACCCAGAAGAATTCGAGTTCGGTGGGGTACATTCAGGAAGATGGCACTTACACGCTCGGCACGTTCGGCGAGTCCGACGGTGCCCCGCAAGGCAACTACAAAGTGACCGTCATCGGCAGTAGCGACTATGGAAAGTCTTCGCCAATCAGTTCGAAGTTCGCCAACCAGGATCAGACCCCCCTTACGGCCAAAGTGGTCGACGGAGAGAATGTTCTGGACTTCGAGGTTGAAAAAGGTCGGTAA
- a CDS encoding DUF1559 family PulG-like putative transporter, translating to MSRRVLSGFTLVELLVVIAIIGVLIALLLPAVQQAREAARRMQCSNNLKQLGLSFHNFHDTFGYLPPAALRNEYASFYPLIMPYLEQKNVVDQLDLELPMTTGANYTFINTDAAAVPMLLCPSRRSGTQISELGAATDYCITGNRESTNECDRLDADNATPGLHYSALILAKGGTVDSSNRLTGWKSQTNFASITDGLSNTSILGEKYVPTSNINKHANAGDGTLYYWHIDDWKTWMIIRNSKFPLMRGPNITTGEYRKSMGSYHPGISQFLMADGSVTNVANNVNPEFTLLMADRRDGRVNNYDQ from the coding sequence ATGTCGCGACGCGTCCTTTCTGGTTTTACGTTGGTCGAATTGTTGGTCGTGATTGCGATCATCGGTGTCTTGATCGCCTTGCTCTTGCCGGCCGTTCAACAGGCCCGTGAAGCTGCTCGCCGAATGCAGTGCAGCAACAACCTGAAGCAGTTGGGACTGTCGTTTCACAACTTCCACGACACGTTCGGCTACTTGCCACCAGCTGCGCTGCGGAACGAATACGCAAGCTTCTATCCACTGATCATGCCGTACCTCGAGCAGAAGAACGTCGTCGATCAACTCGATCTCGAACTACCGATGACTACGGGTGCGAACTATACGTTCATCAATACGGACGCCGCCGCGGTGCCGATGCTGCTCTGCCCGAGCCGACGAAGCGGAACGCAGATTTCTGAATTGGGCGCCGCGACTGATTACTGCATCACCGGCAATCGCGAAAGCACGAACGAATGCGACCGCCTAGACGCCGACAACGCTACGCCGGGTCTGCACTACAGCGCGTTGATTCTGGCCAAAGGAGGCACCGTCGACAGCAGCAACCGCCTGACCGGTTGGAAGTCGCAAACCAACTTTGCGAGCATCACCGACGGCCTGTCGAACACGTCGATCCTGGGTGAAAAATACGTCCCCACCAGCAACATCAACAAGCATGCCAATGCGGGGGACGGAACCCTTTACTACTGGCACATCGACGACTGGAAAACCTGGATGATCATCCGTAACTCGAAGTTCCCACTCATGCGTGGTCCTAACATCACCACGGGTGAATACCGCAAGAGCATGGGAAGTTATCACCCCGGCATCAGCCAGTTTCTGATGGCCGACGGAAGCGTCACGAATGTCGCTAACAACGTGAATCCAGAGTTCACGCTGCTGATGGCCGACCGTCGTGACGGTCGTGTGAACAACTACGACCAATAG
- a CDS encoding BLUF domain-containing protein, with translation MFALAYASYSTIDSTELDLEGLARHASAKNATLGLTGYLCYDHGVFFQYLEGDRQVVLDLMDVIEKDIRHDIVNKVELGEYDERIFPDWSMRYLNRSDLRRVDLENVLEHSLFHMDPKLYGQENIVALIKALVANISARQNHLKAV, from the coding sequence GTGTTTGCACTTGCCTATGCTAGTTACAGTACCATCGACAGTACCGAACTCGATCTCGAAGGATTAGCCAGGCACGCATCGGCCAAGAACGCCACCCTCGGACTTACCGGCTACCTGTGCTACGACCACGGCGTCTTCTTTCAATATCTGGAAGGGGATCGACAGGTCGTGTTGGATCTAATGGACGTCATCGAGAAAGACATCCGTCACGATATCGTCAACAAGGTCGAGCTGGGTGAGTACGACGAACGAATTTTCCCCGATTGGAGTATGCGGTACCTGAACCGGAGCGACCTGCGACGTGTCGACTTGGAGAATGTCCTGGAGCACTCCTTGTTTCACATGGACCCCAAGCTATACGGCCAGGAAAATATTGTGGCCCTGATCAAGGCCCTGGTCGCCAATATCTCGGCTCGGCAGAACCATTTAAAAGCGGTTTAA
- a CDS encoding c-type cytochrome: MTKKQVWTLLSTFALLLGMGGVALAKELTATDPKHFKVADGFNVELLYSVPKDQQGSWVSMCVGPDGNLIVCDQYGKLYHVAVPDAGTKGEVAVTPIDVKIGGAQGLIWAFDSLYVVVNSGQFPSGLHRVTDSNGDGKLDKVTELRKLNGGGEHGPHAVMLHPDGKHLVVVCGNQTNLTDFASSRVPQVWDEDLILPRIYGRGFMRDKMAPGGYIAKIDPEGKEWELMAVGFRNEYDAAFNRDGELFTYDADMEWDLNTPWYRPTRICHVVSGAEFGWRNGSGKWPEYYPDSTPATIDIGPGSPTGVAFGYGANFPKKYEEALYACDWSYGKLYAVHLEEDGASYKATAEEFITGTPLPLTDIVIRPADKAMYFTVGGRKVQSGLYRVTYTGDKGAEATAAASGTNEAMKLRRELEKLHVSRDPAGLDLALANLGSDDRFIRQAARIALEHQPAASWQEKTLALGDTNSVINTAIALARTGDDSLREKVLDKLDTIDYAAASKSQKLDLLRAYGLVLIRMGDDASVRDRYLKKLEPLLPAKSPEENRMLAELLVRLQSPVAAPKLVALLEATPTQEQQIELAKSLRLLKAGWTDELQEKYFRWFHKAATYRGGASFDLFVQDIKKEAVENLTPQRKKALASILNKKLESNTPVFSGKPRTLVKKWTVEDLAAVVEPSALKNRNYDKGQQLFGEASCFACHRFAGQGGAIGPDLTGLSGRFSPRDILESTILPSKQVSDQYEAVKILTDDGKVVVGRIVNLAGDTYRVNTNMLDPNALTMVDSNTIEEIVPSDKSMMPEGLLDNFTEEEIKDLMAYLLSRGDRSNEMFAEN; the protein is encoded by the coding sequence ATGACAAAAAAGCAAGTTTGGACCCTCCTCAGCACCTTCGCGCTCCTGCTCGGTATGGGCGGCGTAGCGCTGGCCAAGGAGCTGACCGCCACTGATCCCAAGCACTTCAAGGTCGCTGATGGTTTCAACGTGGAACTACTTTACTCGGTGCCCAAAGATCAGCAGGGATCTTGGGTCAGTATGTGCGTTGGCCCCGATGGCAATCTGATTGTCTGCGACCAGTATGGCAAGCTTTACCATGTGGCCGTGCCCGACGCCGGTACCAAAGGCGAGGTCGCCGTGACCCCGATCGACGTCAAGATCGGTGGAGCCCAAGGGTTGATCTGGGCCTTCGATAGTCTGTACGTCGTGGTTAACAGCGGTCAGTTTCCCAGCGGTCTTCACCGCGTGACCGACAGCAACGGAGACGGCAAGCTGGACAAGGTCACTGAGCTGCGCAAGCTCAATGGTGGCGGCGAGCATGGTCCGCATGCCGTCATGTTGCATCCTGATGGCAAGCACCTGGTGGTGGTTTGCGGCAATCAAACCAATCTGACCGACTTCGCTTCCTCGCGCGTACCGCAGGTTTGGGACGAAGACCTGATCCTGCCGCGTATTTACGGTCGTGGCTTCATGCGAGACAAGATGGCTCCAGGTGGATACATCGCCAAGATTGATCCCGAAGGAAAAGAGTGGGAACTGATGGCGGTCGGTTTCCGCAACGAATACGACGCCGCGTTCAATCGTGACGGCGAACTGTTCACCTACGATGCCGACATGGAGTGGGACTTGAACACGCCGTGGTATCGTCCAACCCGCATTTGCCATGTCGTGAGCGGTGCCGAGTTCGGCTGGCGAAACGGATCCGGCAAGTGGCCTGAATACTACCCCGACAGCACGCCGGCTACGATCGACATCGGTCCTGGTTCGCCGACCGGCGTTGCGTTCGGTTACGGTGCCAACTTCCCGAAAAAATACGAAGAAGCGCTCTACGCTTGCGACTGGAGCTATGGCAAGCTGTATGCCGTCCATCTCGAAGAAGACGGAGCATCGTATAAGGCAACCGCCGAAGAGTTCATCACCGGCACGCCGCTACCACTCACCGATATCGTTATTCGCCCAGCCGACAAGGCGATGTACTTCACCGTGGGTGGCCGTAAGGTTCAATCCGGCCTTTACCGGGTAACCTACACCGGTGATAAGGGGGCCGAAGCCACGGCCGCTGCCTCTGGCACCAACGAAGCCATGAAGCTGCGTCGAGAGCTTGAAAAGCTGCACGTCTCGAGGGATCCCGCAGGACTGGATCTCGCGCTGGCCAACCTAGGGAGCGACGATCGTTTCATCCGTCAGGCAGCCCGGATCGCTCTGGAACACCAACCCGCTGCCTCTTGGCAGGAAAAGACGCTGGCCCTGGGCGATACCAATAGCGTGATCAACACTGCGATCGCCTTGGCTCGTACCGGCGATGATTCGCTGCGTGAAAAGGTTTTAGATAAGCTCGACACGATCGACTATGCCGCGGCCAGCAAGTCGCAGAAGCTTGATCTGTTGCGGGCCTATGGCCTCGTACTGATAAGGATGGGAGACGACGCTTCCGTTCGTGATCGCTACCTGAAGAAGCTCGAGCCACTGCTGCCGGCCAAGTCGCCGGAAGAGAACCGCATGCTGGCCGAACTGCTGGTTCGCCTGCAATCACCCGTCGCCGCACCGAAGTTGGTTGCCCTGCTGGAAGCCACCCCGACCCAGGAACAGCAAATCGAACTGGCCAAGAGCCTGCGGCTTCTGAAAGCTGGCTGGACCGACGAGCTGCAGGAAAAGTACTTCCGCTGGTTCCACAAAGCGGCCACGTACCGCGGCGGGGCAAGCTTCGACTTGTTCGTGCAGGACATCAAGAAGGAAGCGGTCGAGAACCTTACGCCGCAGCGTAAGAAGGCCTTGGCTTCGATTCTGAACAAGAAGCTAGAATCAAACACGCCCGTCTTCAGTGGCAAGCCTCGCACGCTGGTGAAGAAGTGGACCGTCGAGGACCTGGCCGCCGTGGTAGAGCCTTCGGCATTGAAGAACCGCAACTACGACAAGGGGCAGCAGCTCTTTGGCGAAGCAAGCTGCTTTGCCTGTCATCGATTTGCGGGGCAGGGCGGGGCGATTGGTCCGGACCTGACCGGTCTCTCTGGCCGCTTCAGTCCCCGAGACATCCTGGAATCGACCATCCTGCCGAGCAAGCAGGTGAGCGACCAATACGAAGCCGTCAAGATCCTTACCGATGACGGTAAGGTCGTGGTCGGTCGTATCGTAAACCTGGCTGGGGACACCTATCGGGTGAACACCAACATGCTCGATCCAAACGCACTGACTATGGTCGACTCAAACACGATCGAAGAGATCGTCCCCTCGGATAAGTCGATGATGCCGGAGGGACTGCTGGACAACTTCACCGAAGAAGAAATCAAGGACCTGATGGCCTACCTTCTGTCGCGAGGCGATCGCAGCAACGAGATGTTCGCCGAGAATTAG
- a CDS encoding PQQ-binding-like beta-propeller repeat protein — protein MNSRYTTIALLLLSCTVPAWSAENDQDWPQWRGPQRNGKSSATGLISDWEEKQPKLLWMAEGLGEGYASVSIVGNDLYTTGNFSDGQAVVCFDLNSKKVAWKQNLTSKVPKHGYTGSRCTPTVDGEDLYVVMSEGTVARLNRKSGDVAWKRNLQEEFGASLPSWGFAESPLIDGDKLICGAGSSKALLVCLDKKTGKEIWVTPRGDAKLGEKGKDEAGYSSTLVCNAAGKKQYVKLIGRGLIGVDADTGDLLWSYNAVANGTANIPDPVIDGDYIFASTGYQTGAALVHLKNVGGKIEAEEVYFLDAKTFQNHHGGMIKVGDYIYAGTKHNSGFPICVEMKTGKVQWGGDFRPEGKGSAAILYADGNLIYRYQSGVLALVEANPTEYVLKGTLTPEYQEKESWSHPVIVDGKLYLREQDKLMCYDLRG, from the coding sequence ATGAATAGCCGGTACACCACGATCGCTCTGCTGCTGCTGAGCTGCACCGTCCCTGCATGGTCCGCCGAGAATGATCAAGATTGGCCCCAATGGCGCGGTCCCCAGCGAAACGGCAAGTCCTCGGCGACCGGATTGATTTCCGATTGGGAAGAGAAACAACCCAAGCTGCTTTGGATGGCCGAAGGGCTCGGCGAAGGTTACGCCAGCGTTTCGATCGTTGGTAACGACCTCTACACCACCGGTAACTTCTCCGACGGTCAGGCGGTCGTCTGTTTTGACCTCAACTCGAAGAAGGTCGCCTGGAAGCAAAACCTGACCTCGAAAGTCCCCAAGCACGGCTATACCGGTTCGCGCTGCACGCCGACCGTCGATGGCGAAGACCTGTACGTGGTGATGTCGGAAGGGACCGTTGCCCGGCTGAATCGCAAGTCGGGTGACGTCGCCTGGAAGCGAAACCTGCAAGAGGAATTCGGGGCGTCCCTTCCAAGTTGGGGCTTTGCCGAATCACCGCTGATCGACGGCGACAAATTGATTTGCGGTGCGGGCTCCTCCAAGGCGTTGCTCGTTTGTCTGGACAAAAAGACCGGCAAAGAAATCTGGGTGACCCCGCGTGGCGATGCCAAGTTGGGTGAGAAAGGCAAAGATGAAGCTGGCTATTCTTCGACCCTGGTTTGTAATGCAGCCGGTAAGAAGCAATACGTGAAGCTAATCGGCCGCGGCTTGATTGGCGTCGATGCCGACACCGGCGACCTGTTGTGGTCGTACAACGCTGTTGCCAACGGAACTGCCAACATTCCCGACCCGGTGATCGATGGCGATTACATCTTCGCTTCAACCGGGTATCAAACCGGGGCGGCTCTGGTTCACCTGAAGAACGTTGGCGGCAAGATCGAAGCGGAAGAAGTGTACTTCCTCGATGCCAAGACGTTCCAGAATCATCACGGCGGCATGATTAAAGTCGGCGACTACATCTACGCCGGCACCAAGCACAACAGTGGCTTCCCGATCTGCGTCGAAATGAAGACCGGCAAGGTGCAGTGGGGTGGCGACTTCCGCCCCGAGGGGAAGGGATCGGCGGCGATTCTGTACGCTGACGGAAATCTGATCTACCGATATCAGTCAGGCGTGTTGGCGCTGGTGGAAGCCAACCCGACCGAGTACGTTCTGAAAGGAACGCTGACGCCTGAATACCAGGAGAAAGAAAGCTGGTCGCACCCCGTCATTGTGGATGGCAAGCTTTACCTTCGCGAACAAGACAAGCTGATGTGCTACGACCTGCGCGGGTAA
- a CDS encoding DUF4339 domain-containing protein, with product MPSSSSSSTQSELRWYYAIDDAHVGPVSATKFWQLAEEGVIKADTLVWCTGYTDWVPAKTIDGLFRSRLGRSSDSSFSGSSPSAAQLNPTPMKPPPTEDASSELDSTLLMQIAKSGILLGLLCIVFTRGCDQIDQARVDGLSAQRSISEQEFKQREASEIAPLQEKVDELQSKEFVTAEDKKQQQEAIEALRTAKVMMANEQKRMESEEWGPLRADEARAASEKLSVQLFRRIAGLLGTTLTLLGLGIALFYSPSDQQLGIWIVLAVLIAAAYLA from the coding sequence ATGCCCTCGTCTTCGTCTAGCTCGACCCAATCAGAATTGCGGTGGTATTACGCCATCGACGACGCCCACGTGGGCCCCGTCTCGGCGACCAAGTTTTGGCAACTGGCCGAAGAAGGCGTCATCAAGGCCGATACCCTGGTCTGGTGTACCGGCTACACCGATTGGGTCCCGGCCAAAACGATTGACGGGCTCTTTCGATCTCGCCTGGGACGTTCCAGCGATTCCAGCTTCTCAGGCAGTTCGCCCAGTGCCGCTCAGCTCAACCCGACTCCGATGAAGCCCCCACCGACTGAGGATGCCTCTTCCGAACTCGACTCGACGCTGCTCATGCAAATCGCCAAGTCAGGCATCCTGCTGGGACTGCTTTGCATCGTATTTACACGGGGTTGCGATCAGATCGATCAGGCACGCGTTGACGGTCTCTCCGCACAGCGGAGCATTTCCGAGCAGGAATTCAAACAACGCGAAGCGTCCGAGATCGCACCGCTCCAGGAGAAGGTGGACGAACTGCAATCCAAAGAATTCGTGACTGCCGAAGACAAGAAACAACAGCAGGAAGCCATCGAGGCCCTGCGGACCGCCAAGGTCATGATGGCCAACGAACAGAAGCGGATGGAGTCGGAAGAGTGGGGGCCCCTCCGCGCGGACGAAGCCCGTGCAGCGTCCGAGAAACTCTCGGTACAGTTGTTCCGCCGAATTGCCGGTCTATTGGGGACGACCCTGACGCTTCTTGGACTGGGGATCGCTCTTTTCTATAGTCCTTCCGACCAACAGTTGGGGATTTGGATCGTGCTGGCCGTTTTGATCGCAGCGGCCTACCTGGCTTAG